The genomic window ATTCTTCTCAAATGGCCTGGGGAAATTGCCAATGGAAACGGTCGTTCTCAATTGATTATTGATGAGCGGGCGAATGAAAAACAGCGGGAGGCGATCAATAAAATAGCCCATGGGGAATCCACCGCCCCCGGCGCCACCCATTATTTTGTTTTTTACAGCACCATGTCAGAGGTGCTTGAAACACTCTATGCACCCATTGAGATAAGCATCGATATCGATGCCAGAAAGGCCCATACACGGATTGAAGGTTTGGTGGAATCCGCCGGGGCCCCGTTGATTGACCCCTTCTCCGGCCAGGAGGCGCGAAAAGGCATCCATTTACCCAACGGTTTTGAGTATACCTATGCAGAAATGGGTAGCGGCAACTCTAGGGTCACCGCAGGCATTCAATTAGGGTTTAGTAACAGTTACGGCCAATTTAATATCTTGCATATGAACCAGGACGGCGTAATCCGCGATAAGAAACTGGCATTCTAAAACAATGGGAATTTCCTATAAATTACCCCGCCGAGATTTTCTTGCGATTACCACTTCTCTTGGGGGTGTCACTCTATTGTGTTGGGTTTATCTGTTTTGGATGGCCCGCGATATGTCTACACCCGAATACCTCACCTTTGCGGCTTTGCAGATGGAGCAATGGAGCGCGGGATATTTTTGGATGATGTTTTTGATGTGGGCCATCATGATGGTTGGGATGATGGTTCCTTCGGTGGCCCCGATGATTCTGATCTATTCCGCGGTGGTTCGAAAATCTGAAAAACAAGGCACCCCCGTTGCCCCAACCGGTCTTTTTACGATTGGCTATTTGATGATCTGGATACTATTTAGCCTTTTAGCAACAATTGCCACCTGGGGATTGAACCAGGCCTCCCTTTTATCCCCCATGTTGGTTGCAAACAGCCCCTGGTTGGGGGCAGCGTTACTGGTTGGAGCAGGGATCTATCAGTTGCTGCCGTTAAAGGATGCCTGCCTTCAACATTGCCGATCTCCTTTTCACTTTATTTCTTCCCATTTTTCCCCGGGGCCTTTCGGGGCAATTAAGATGGGTTTATCCCATGGGATCTATTGCTTGGGATGTTGCTGGGTATTGATGCTGCTTTTGTTTGTCGGTGGGGTAATGAACCTGGTATGGATCGGGGCGATTACATTATTTGTGTTTTTGGAAAAAGTTCTACCGATGGGAAATACCGGCGGTCGATGGATGGGAATGGTAATGATCACCGTCGGTGGGACGATTTTGTTGTTACAATGATATCATTAAAAAATGATTCGGATTATTTTTTTCAATTTTTAGGTAGAGAAAGCCCGAACTCCCTCCCCTGGCCTTCTCAAGGTTGTCATTCCCGAATGTTTTTATAGGGCCCGCCCGCCGGCAGGCAGGAATCCAGGATTTTTTCTCTCCTCAATTCTAACGCTTCACGTTTTTTCAAGGTTTTGCCTCAACCCTCCAACCTCTGACCTCTAACTTTTTCCGTAATGTGGAAAACGTCCATCTTCGACTTTTTATCTTTCATGGGCCATCGTATCCAGAGAACCGGGCTCCCCGGCGGATTCCGATGGGAGTTCGGGGATAGGGGGGGAAGGGTGGTTTTTTGCAATTAGCATGTAGAGCGAAGGAACCACAAAAAGCGTAAAGATCGTGCCAATGGTCATCCCCCCGACCAGGACCAGGCCAATAGAGTTACGTGCCGCGGCACCCGGCCCGTCAACCAGCGTAAGCGGAAAATGTCCTGCAACGGTTGCAACGGACGTCATCAACACCGGGCGCAATCGAGTCATGGCGGCTTCTTTAATGGCAGACAGTTTGTCAGAGCCACTTTCCTGAAGCTTGTTGGCAAATTCAACGATGAGGATCCCATTCTTAGCCACCAGACCCACGAGGGTGACCAGCCCGACCTGCGCGTAAATATTCATTGTCGTGGTCCACCCGTCGGTCCAGTAGGAAAGGTCCGGGTTGGGCATCTTCAGGGCGGTAAAGATCAGGGCCCCGAACATCGCAAGCGGTGCGGACCCCAGTAGTATTACGAAAGGATCCCGGAACGA from Nitrospiria bacterium includes these protein-coding regions:
- a CDS encoding DUF1326 domain-containing protein → MSDKWMLRGKEFTNCNCAYGCPCQFNSPSTHGFCEAVASALIEEGYFNDTRLDGLSFCILLKWPGEIANGNGRSQLIIDERANEKQREAINKIAHGESTAPGATHYFVFYSTMSEVLETLYAPIEISIDIDARKAHTRIEGLVESAGAPLIDPFSGQEARKGIHLPNGFEYTYAEMGSGNSRVTAGIQLGFSNSYGQFNILHMNQDGVIRDKKLAF
- a CDS encoding DUF2182 domain-containing protein, which encodes MGISYKLPRRDFLAITTSLGGVTLLCWVYLFWMARDMSTPEYLTFAALQMEQWSAGYFWMMFLMWAIMMVGMMVPSVAPMILIYSAVVRKSEKQGTPVAPTGLFTIGYLMIWILFSLLATIATWGLNQASLLSPMLVANSPWLGAALLVGAGIYQLLPLKDACLQHCRSPFHFISSHFSPGPFGAIKMGLSHGIYCLGCCWVLMLLLFVGGVMNLVWIGAITLFVFLEKVLPMGNTGGRWMGMVMITVGGTILLLQ